CAACACTATTTGGTTTAAACTGGTCAAAGGATTATATAAGAAAAAATCAGCAGGCAATAATCGTTGAAGGATATACTGATTTTATGAGAGTTTATGAAAGTGGTGTTAGAAATGTAGTTGCTGTTTCGGGGACTGCTTTTAATGAGCATCACGCTCGGGTTTTGAAAAGATTTGCAAATAGTATCGTTTTGAGTTTCGATGGAGATGAAGCAGGTAGAAAAGCCGCGGAGAGGGCAGGCTATGTGCTTTTAAAAGAAGAGTGCGAGGTAAAAGTTGCAAGGTTGCCTGATGGAAGTGATCCGGATGATTTTGTGATGAAAAATGGAATTGAAGCATATAACAAAATAATAGAAGAAGCAATTGACTTTATTGATTTTATTGCCGATAAGATTGCAGGGAGTAAAGTTTCCAATGTGGAAAAGACAAAACTGATAAATGAAGTTGCAGTGGAATTTGCGAATATAAGGAATCCCGTATTAAAGGAAATGGTCTCAAGGCAGTTTGCTGAACGTATAGGAATCGAAGAGTCTTCATTTTTCAATTTAATAAATAGACTTAAAAGAAAGTCAGCGCGGTTAGAGTCTACGGGAGATAAAGTTATTGATTTTAAGGAGTTGAAGGGGCGACAAAAGGCCGAATATGAACTGATTAAAATTCTATTGCATAGCCCCCATCTGTATAAAGATTTTGTGCAGGAATATATTGATCAAGAGAGATTCACGATAGAAATTTTGCGAAAATTGTTCAGCTTAATTGTTGAGAAGCTAGAAAAAGAGGGTGATTTTAATCCATCGGAACTATTTGATTTTGGCTGGATGGAAAGTGAAAATAAGTTTATATCGAAGTTAATGCAGGATGCTCTTGATCTGGAAAAAATACCTGATCAAGAGGATATCAGAACGGTAGCAATAGACTGCATAAAACGAATCATTTTTGATGAGTATAATGAGGAGATAAGGTTATTGAGAAATAAAATTAAGGAAAAGGAATTAAAAGGGGAGCTTGAAACCGAATACCTGAAAAGGCTGAGTCAAATTCAGAAAGAAAAAAGGGATCTGGAAGTTAGATTAAGGAGTGTAGTAGCAGGTGATCGTTAAAGCTTTTAGGCTTGGGATATTTTTTCTTACAATATTAATATTTTTTAGATGTGGGCTTAGAAAGGAAGAGAATATCAACTCAATCTATTTTGACGGTGATTTTTATCTTATAATAAATTCTGATGACTCTCTGAATGGTATTTTTAATAATGATTTTGCAATTGAGATGTGGGTATCTGGTATTGATGATTCTACGATTCATGATAGAGTTATTTTATCACTGGCAAGGCACAATAGGGATATTTTGCAGCTGCGGGAAGATGCAAAGTATCTGTCTCAGCTAATTTTTACATTGGAAGGAAATATTTTCCGGTACAACAAGCTTGAAGATGATTATAGAGGCCATAGATTCTACCATATATGTGTTACAAGATCAGGCAATATTATTTATCTGTATATGAATGGAACAATTATTGATCAGTTCCCCATATTAATTGATTTAGCTATTGATAAAATTTTAATTGGTGCCTCTGCCCTTGGATTTTCTGATTCAACCTTATGGATTGGTTATATGGATGAGTTTCGGATATGGTCTGTCTATAAAGACAATTCAGCAATTCAATTTCATTATAATAATCCAGACAAACTATGTATCCATTACAGTGAATCATGTATCAATAGCCTGAAAGTTATTTATAGATTTAACGATAGACTTAGAGATATAATTCCAAATGAGGCTAAAGGTATTTACGATGCGATGGTTGTAGGAAATATTACGGGGATTAACTGGTCATCTAAGAGTGTTAGGTAGCTATTTTTCTTTTTACTCTGTTTAGTCTTTTTATTAATTGTTGAATGTCTTCTCTTTTTGTATTACTTATTCTTTCAAGAGCCATCTCAATATATTTTAATGCTTCTTTATAGTTTTTCATCTTATGTTCGTAGTATTTTGCAAGTTCTATATAAGGGGTTAAGTAAAATGGATCATCAATTTTTATAGATTTCAAAAATACACTTTCCATTTCTCTAAATATCTTTTTCTTTTTGTATAGCATGCCAAGTTTTATTAGAAATTCTTTTTTTACGAATGATGGTATATTGTGACTGATTAGCTCTTTATACTCTTCAATTGCTCTGTCGATTTCCCCTTTTTTGGTTAAGATTTTTGCTCTTGATTTTTTTATAGATGGGGTGTTTGCATGTGGGTCGATATTGTGGAAATGTTGCCAGATAGCAATTGTTGTAAGTACCAGTGAAAGTATGTCCTGTCTATTGTGATCAAATATTGGTTTTATTTCTTTCGGGTCTGATGTATGAAGATATCTGAAATAATATCTGGGCACCTCTTCGCCTGGAATATCGTTTTCTCTTTTTATTGAAAGAATTTTTTCCTCGATTGTGGAAAGCTTGCAATTTTCAAGTTCCAGATTCCACAGCTGTCTTGCAGGGTAGAGAAGGTCAAGATGTGAAAGATTTTTAAAAGGGGAGTCAAGCATATTTAAGATATAGCGGGATTCCAGAATTGGTATATCAAAGGCTTTTCCATTAAAGGTAATCATTGTACTGTAAGATTTTAAAAAATCGGCAAGTAATGATAGCATTCCCGCTTCTTTGTTAAAGTTTTCAATAAAATATTGATCAATAAAAAATTTTTCCTCGCTCAGATAGCCAATACCGATTATAAAACTGATTGTTCCAGTACCTACAGATAATCCTGTTGTTTCTGTATCAAGGAATATTGTCTGGTTAAAATCAATTGCGTCTATCTGTTTAAAATTACCAAGTTTTGCCAGCCATGTATCATTTATCTGTAATATTTCCTCTAATTTCCTATTTCCCATTCTATTTGAAATTTGAAATTGACTTCTTGCGATAAATACATCACCATGTGGGGTATTATACCATTTTCCGTTAATGAAATGTTCAATATTTTTATAATCTTTAATAACCACCTCTTCAGGAAAGAATTTTTCTCTTGTAGATTTTTCATATATTCTCTGAAGTTTTTCTTTAAGGTTTGATATTTTAGCGGGTTCTATTTTTGATTTATCCTGTCTTTCCAGGAAGTTTTTTAATTGCCTTGATAGGTCTGCCATTTCTTCTTAGCTCAATTTATTCATTTTTAAATTAATAAAATTTTATAAAAAATTTCTTACTTTTAATACAATTTAGGATTGTATGTTTGGTAAAAAAAGATAAATTAATACAGAGCTTTTGATGGGGCAGATATTGAAAATATTAATTCTATGTACCGGCAATTCCTGTCGGAGTCAGATGGCAGGGGGGGTCTTGAAATCCTTTGACAGTAGGATCGAGGTACTCTCCGCTGGCTCTGAA
The sequence above is drawn from the Candidatus Neomarinimicrobiota bacterium genome and encodes:
- a CDS encoding DNA primase produces the protein MPRIPQHVIDQIRARADILEVISEVVQLKKRGKNWFALCPFHHEKTPSFSVNPEMGIYHCFGCGRGGNVFTFLMEYEKIDFIEAVERLAEKYGIKLEYDEKGVGNRTDTSLLYELHEIALKYYTSKLFEPEGEKALNYLKSRGLREETIKRFKIGYSPDKWDGLFNILNLSKYSLNVLKKSGLFIVSEKGNCYDRFRDRVMFPIYNLNNRVVAFAGRSLKEDDNAKYMNSPETDIYFKSATLFGLNWSKDYIRKNQQAIIVEGYTDFMRVYESGVRNVVAVSGTAFNEHHARVLKRFANSIVLSFDGDEAGRKAAERAGYVLLKEECEVKVARLPDGSDPDDFVMKNGIEAYNKIIEEAIDFIDFIADKIAGSKVSNVEKTKLINEVAVEFANIRNPVLKEMVSRQFAERIGIEESSFFNLINRLKRKSARLESTGDKVIDFKELKGRQKAEYELIKILLHSPHLYKDFVQEYIDQERFTIEILRKLFSLIVEKLEKEGDFNPSELFDFGWMESENKFISKLMQDALDLEKIPDQEDIRTVAIDCIKRIIFDEYNEEIRLLRNKIKEKELKGELETEYLKRLSQIQKEKRDLEVRLRSVVAGDR
- a CDS encoding ribonuclease H-like domain-containing protein — protein: MADLSRQLKNFLERQDKSKIEPAKISNLKEKLQRIYEKSTREKFFPEEVVIKDYKNIEHFINGKWYNTPHGDVFIARSQFQISNRMGNRKLEEILQINDTWLAKLGNFKQIDAIDFNQTIFLDTETTGLSVGTGTISFIIGIGYLSEEKFFIDQYFIENFNKEAGMLSLLADFLKSYSTMITFNGKAFDIPILESRYILNMLDSPFKNLSHLDLLYPARQLWNLELENCKLSTIEEKILSIKRENDIPGEEVPRYYFRYLHTSDPKEIKPIFDHNRQDILSLVLTTIAIWQHFHNIDPHANTPSIKKSRAKILTKKGEIDRAIEEYKELISHNIPSFVKKEFLIKLGMLYKKKKIFREMESVFLKSIKIDDPFYLTPYIELAKYYEHKMKNYKEALKYIEMALERISNTKREDIQQLIKRLNRVKRKIAT